The Flavivirga eckloniae genomic interval ATAGAACTAGAAACAAATGGGTTTTAACTGAAGAGGGTAAAGAACTCAACAAACTTGGTTGTGAAATATTGAATAGTTTAGAAAAGGGATTTGATACCATTAAGAGAATAAGAAAAGGTTCTATTGGTAATATAAAAGTAAGTACAGAGTGCTATTCGTTTTATCAAGGTTTGCCTAATTTTATTCAAAAAATGGGTTTATTGTATCCCAAAATTAACCTAGAACTAATTTTAGAAGCCACACATCAACCAATTTCAAAGTTATTGTCTAATGATATTGATATCGCTATTGTAACCTCAAAACCTGAAAATAGTCTATTATCAAGCATAGAAATTTTTGAAGATGAAATTTATGCAATTATGCATAAAGAAAATACTTTAAGTGATTTAGAATTTTTAGATGTAAGTGATTTTGCAGAGGCACATTTAATAATACATTCTTTTCCATTAGAAACCGTTTCTGTCTACGAACATTTTCTAAAACCAAACAAGATAATTCCTTCTAAAATTTCTGCTATTCCGTTAACAGAAGTTGCTTTAGAAATGATTGGTGCAAATTTTGGGATAATGTGTATGCCAAAATGGGCACTAAAATCTTTTAAACTTCCAGAGGAATTGATTTATAAAAAAATTGGAAAAAGCGGATTAAAGAGAAATCATTTTTTAGTTATTCGCTCTGCTGATAAATCTAAAAAGTATATTCAAGATTTCATTTCAAACTTTACAGACGAATTTTCAATGGTGTAGAGTTTTTAGCTTGTTGCTAACGGTTTGTGTAAGGATAATTACGTGATTAAGCAACTAACTTACTAAAAATAGATTGAACCAAAGGAAAATCCGCAAGATTTTCCGAGTAGGCTAGAACCAAGCAATTGTTTTTTACATTTTGTTACCTGCTGGTTTTTAATCCGCTGGCAAATATCCGTTTTCAAATTTATTTATTAATTCCGTTGTTTTGTCAAACGCTTTTT includes:
- a CDS encoding LysR family transcriptional regulator encodes the protein MEIKYFRLIKTIAEEGSIANSSDKLFLTQSALSHQLKDLEGQLGFKVFHRTRNKWVLTEEGKELNKLGCEILNSLEKGFDTIKRIRKGSIGNIKVSTECYSFYQGLPNFIQKMGLLYPKINLELILEATHQPISKLLSNDIDIAIVTSKPENSLLSSIEIFEDEIYAIMHKENTLSDLEFLDVSDFAEAHLIIHSFPLETVSVYEHFLKPNKIIPSKISAIPLTEVALEMIGANFGIMCMPKWALKSFKLPEELIYKKIGKSGLKRNHFLVIRSADKSKKYIQDFISNFTDEFSMV